The nucleotide window CCTTTATTGATCTGACACGTACTAATCTGGTTGAGATACACACATTGGTGAAGTTTTTGGGTTGATATGACACATAAGGGGATTAAGTACTCAATACATTGCTCCTCCTTCTGTTGCATGCCCTTTCTCCTTGAGGTGGACATGGGCATCATGTAATTTTGTAAGCCTCAGTGGTCAACTGAAGGAAAATTAGTCAAGTATTTTTCCCCCCTTGAATGCTTAGATCAAAGTTGGGAGTTCGAACTTGATTAATACGAGTCGCAGCTAGCCAACTGATTTGGCCCTCTCAAGTTTTAAGTAGTATACAAGCCTCAAAGGCAGTAGAAAAATGACTATTGTTTCAACTTTTAGGGTGAAAAAATGGCTTCTTGTTTTTTCCTGCAGGGTCGACCATGTCATTGCATGGCCCCTCCCAACGTGCCAAATGAAAAATCTCATTTCTATTAAAATTGATATATTTCTTAACTCATCATTTGTATCTTTATATTGTGTTCCAATTAACGAAATATCAAAATTTCTATTTATGGTATGCTTTACATATGaggcttttatttatttgaaaaatGATCAAGAGGCCCATTTAAATGTGGTTTGGACATTTGGGATAACGGAAGGGGCCGAATCGGGTCAGTGACTCGGTGTATTCAATTAACTTCGTCCTTCTTTTTCATAAAACCCCAAACCCTGAGAGCTCTAGCTGTTTCAGCAGTAGCACCAATTCCTCCTCCGCAGAAATGGGTAGAGCCGAGAAAGAGCAACTGAACCGAACTCTGAACCAGCACCTCAACACTGTCCATGAAATCTTAGAGgtttaattcttgttttccttccttttttttttggttttagatTTGGTGGTGATGATAATGATGTGGGTTTTTGCTTGTTTAAATCAATGGAAACAGGTGTTGGATCAAAACCCACCTTCTACACTTGAGAAGGTGAGCTGGGAAGAGGTCGTCCAGATGGGTAACCAAGTCTCCAAACAAGCCACCATtggtatttttctttctttcttgcccCTAATCTTCAAGTAATTAATTTTGTTATTACTAGTATTAGTTTTCTATGATATTCCGTGATAAATGTTCGTGTAGAAGTCCAACATAGCTGAGCCCAGAAGAATCTGTAATGTATTTTGTGAATTTCCTGTGTTGTTGCACACCTCATGCTTTCAAATTTCCCTACTAGTTGATTATTAGTAATTTTCGTTGTGCCAATTCGAAAATTTGAGCATTCTGTTTCTACCCAAACAATTGCAAGACCTTGATAttctaattatgttttgaacttATTGAttatctggttgtagacttgtaggagtaaataaaaaattaacaatCAGTTGTCAGCAGCTTTCTAAATGTTGAAATCCTTCAAATGACGAATTTTCCACATGCATAGAAGAAAAGTGAAAAGATGATGCCTGTGTGTCACCAGGAAATGCATGTTGGAGGAGATCCGACCTTTATGTTTTGGTCTATCCTGGTTTCAATTTGCTGTTCAGTTGCAGTGGTCCTTCTACCGTGTGGTATAGTTGCCATGTGTTCAAGTAATCTAATGTGACTTCTGTTCATTATACAGTTGGAATGATTTGGAGTGGAGAAAGAGTAGAAGCTAGAGTGCTTGAAGAAAACATGACTGCCTACTTTAATATGCTACaaggttttcttcttctttcacaTGGGAGTATGGTTGGTGCAGGGCCTACTCTTTCTTCTTGTGTCCACGCATCTGTAAAGCAAGTTGTTGACTCCAGTTTTAAGTTGATGAAGGAATCTATCTCGTTGTATGGTAATCTCCCTCTCTCTGTCTCAGAGCACAGGCACCCAAAACTCATCTATACTCACACACTCACACAATTAGTCTTTAATACCAGCACATGCATTGGCTGAGGATGTGCAATTTGATTTGTGGAATATGTATTTATATGAACAATTTTTCTTGGCATATCTTGTCCTTGAGCACTTCATTTCTAGTTAGTTTCACTTATTGTTTATCTCAATAGTCTATGGTGTATGATCATGAACCTCATTCTAGAGTCAGGCTATGTGTAGGAGACTGCAAGTCTAGTTAATCCTTATATTAATGGCTAATGAAGGTCCCAATTTTTCTTATAAATCTGTACACCATTCTGGTCCTTTGCTTCTATTTGACTGAATTTATTGGAGTTGAACAGTATTGATTGGAATATGCTACAGAAAATGTATCCTTATCTTCACTTTGAATGCACACTTGCAGGAGCAGTGAATAAAGACTGGAAACTGTCGATTCCACAGTTGGCTGGTGCAGTATGGGAAGCCTGTTCTGCTCTTAAGAAGACCCCTGCCACAAATGTCACAGCAATTGGGCGAGCAATGACGCAGGTTGCCGTCAGCATGAAAGATGTACTTCGTGAGATGAAGGAGCTTAAGCCGGCTACTGACCCAACAGAAGATGAGACTGAAGCAGAAATTGAGCCCCATGATGATGAAACTTCGAGTGATAGTGATCTGGGAAATGACTTGTCACCTGAAGAGATGAAAGTTGCTGAGCTAGCAATTCCAGCCGTGTCTGAGACTCTTGTAGTGATAAAGGAACTAATTCGTGCCATCACAAGTTTGCTTAAACGGGAAAGTCCAAATGACAGTAGTCTTGTGGATTCTCTGGAGAAACTGTTGAAGATGTGTCAAGGAATTGGAGAACAGATAGATGAGCTTGGAGCTTGTCTCTACCCCCCGCAAGAGGTTCCCACTATCAAGGCAGTATTGGAGAAAATGTCGAGCCTTACTGATGACATGAAAGCTGAATTACAGAGTCTTCAAGAAAATTTGGAAGCTTTTTGTCAGGCATGCGATTGTTTGAAGGGTTCATTGAGACAGCTTGAATCTGCACTAGACCATCCAACAGTTATTGGTTTAGAAACCAGAGTGCAGCAGATTGATTTGAACAATTGGGGAGGAGAAAACGCGAGTGATTATTGAAGCAGAACTTTTGTAAGTTTGATTTCCAATTAAAGGAAATGGTTCTTGTAATGGCTCGTGTTTCAACAGTTGAACTATATGATTGTCTTCTGTTAGTATAATAGGATTGTTTATATCAGctaaaattttgaaatcaacCCAGTTGTGTACTGAAGAAAAGTTTGTTCCACCTCTTGCACAATGATTAGCAAAATCATGTAACTGATACGGGTCATTCACCCTTTAATAGACATCATATTTATGTTACATCTTGTGGTAAAGTACAGAATCCTTACAAACTGAGTATACAGGCACTACAAACAAATTTTGTGCATTTAAGCAGTATGGGTTATGTTTCATCGGCCAGTGAGCTTCACCACCCAGGCACCACCCAAGTAAAGACCAAGAAGGGGTGCTGCTAGAAGAACCTGCGTGAGTGGATCGGTTGATGGTGTAAGCACGGCAGCTGCCACAACAGCACCAACCACAACATACCTCCAAATTGACAGCATTTGATCTCCTGATACTAGACCAACTTGTCCAAGGAGAACTTGTATGACTGGAAcctggacataagataaaagatGAGTTACTTGCATAGTTTCTATTGAAAGATCCACTTCACAGAGCAGAGACCAATATTCAATTCCAATTACTAAGGGATTTCTGGCCAGAATTCATAATGTGATTTAAAAACTGAAGCTTGTTTCTGGGTTGAAGTGTATATTACGGGTAGTGATCAGACTGTGCAAATATCACCTTTAAGCACAATGAATGAATTTGAAAGCATAGTCATTACCTGGAAGGACAAGCCTGTGCTGAACAGTAGCACGAGTACGAATTCAAAGTACTGATCTATGGACCACAATGATTCCACAACACCTTCAGCATAAGTAACAAAAAAATTCAAGGCTGCTGGCACCAAAACGAAATAGGAGAAGCTGATACCAGCATAAAAAAGTACTGATGAGCCTAAAACTATTGGCCCCAGAAACTTTCTCTCGTCTCTTG belongs to Rosa chinensis cultivar Old Blush chromosome 4, RchiOBHm-V2, whole genome shotgun sequence and includes:
- the LOC112197101 gene encoding uncharacterized protein LOC112197101, whose product is MGRAEKEQLNRTLNQHLNTVHEILEVLDQNPPSTLEKVSWEEVVQMGNQVSKQATIVGMIWSGERVEARVLEENMTAYFNMLQGFLLLSHGSMVGAGPTLSSCVHASVKQVVDSSFKLMKESISLYGAVNKDWKLSIPQLAGAVWEACSALKKTPATNVTAIGRAMTQVAVSMKDVLREMKELKPATDPTEDETEAEIEPHDDETSSDSDLGNDLSPEEMKVAELAIPAVSETLVVIKELIRAITSLLKRESPNDSSLVDSLEKLLKMCQGIGEQIDELGACLYPPQEVPTIKAVLEKMSSLTDDMKAELQSLQENLEAFCQACDCLKGSLRQLESALDHPTVIGLETRVQQIDLNNWGGENASDY